The Candidatus Poribacteria bacterium genome includes a region encoding these proteins:
- a CDS encoding tetratricopeptide repeat protein, whose product LIYFKQGKLDAAIENLEQANHYLPDTPEILLHLADAYLEKGLKEKALQTLEHAVQIEPDNVELRQKLNTIKSSR is encoded by the coding sequence GACTCATTTATTTTAAGCAGGGAAAATTGGATGCCGCCATAGAAAATTTGGAGCAGGCAAATCACTACCTACCCGATACACCTGAGATCCTCTTGCATCTCGCTGATGCATACCTTGAAAAAGGCTTGAAAGAGAAGGCGTTGCAGACTTTGGAGCACGCCGTGCAGATTGAACCGGACAACGTCGAACTTCGTCAGAAACTTAACACCATCAAATCCAGCAGATAG